Proteins encoded together in one Caldicellulosiruptor saccharolyticus DSM 8903 window:
- a CDS encoding HAMP domain-containing protein, with translation MIPMFQVLKTLNYFRSFIVIIALIFTLFAISLGLTLGLIFTYKIIRDINKLKDFMVEVEKSNLNLNVILERNDEIGELATGFTKMALRIKEIIKQRYFTCY, from the coding sequence ATGATTCCCATGTTTCAGGTTCTAAAAACATTAAATTATTTTAGAAGTTTTATAGTAATCATTGCGTTGATTTTTACTTTGTTTGCTATTTCTTTAGGTTTAACTTTAGGTTTAATATTTACCTATAAAATAATCCGAGATATAAATAAACTAAAAGATTTTATGGTGGAAGTAGAAAAAAGCAATTTAAATTTAAATGTTATATTAGAGAGAAATGATGAAATTGGTGAATTAGCAACAGGTTTTACTAAAATGGCTTTGCGTATTAAGGAGATAATTAAACAAAGGTATTTTACTTGCTACTGA
- a CDS encoding glycoside hydrolase family 130 protein: MKLKKYKNNPILKPNPTNEWESLAVCNPGVWYENGKFYMLYRAAGHDLTHYVHFGLAISEDGFNFERVSKKPVLSPSPDGPDAGCVEDPRIVKYGDIFYITYAYRAYPPGQYWNKNKIKTYEPNENMPVCLKENITNSGLLMSKDLIHFKRLGRITKANLDDRDVILFPEKINGKYVMLHRPMQWVGPKYGCEYPSIWISFSEDLMVWEESKLLAKAEYEWETKIGGSTPPIKTEEGWLTLYHAVDKKGIYRVGAMLLDLKDPTIIIARTKEFIMEPEYEYETKGIYNGCVFPTGNVVVDGILYIYYGAADMYCCVATIELEAILEYLTRNKI; encoded by the coding sequence ATGAAACTCAAAAAATACAAAAATAATCCGATTTTGAAACCTAATCCAACAAATGAATGGGAAAGTCTTGCAGTCTGCAATCCAGGTGTATGGTACGAAAATGGTAAATTTTATATGCTCTATCGGGCGGCAGGGCATGACCTTACGCATTATGTTCATTTTGGTTTAGCAATAAGTGAGGATGGTTTTAACTTTGAGAGAGTAAGTAAGAAACCTGTTCTCTCTCCAAGCCCTGATGGACCAGATGCAGGGTGCGTAGAAGATCCAAGAATAGTTAAATATGGCGATATATTCTATATAACTTATGCGTATAGAGCTTATCCCCCTGGGCAGTATTGGAATAAAAATAAAATTAAAACTTATGAACCTAATGAAAATATGCCTGTTTGTTTAAAAGAAAATATCACCAATTCTGGTTTGCTTATGTCTAAAGATTTGATTCATTTTAAGCGTCTCGGTCGAATAACTAAAGCTAATTTAGATGATAGAGATGTAATTCTTTTTCCAGAAAAGATAAATGGTAAATATGTTATGCTGCATCGGCCAATGCAATGGGTAGGACCAAAGTATGGTTGCGAATATCCATCTATATGGATTAGCTTTTCTGAGGATTTAATGGTGTGGGAAGAAAGTAAATTATTAGCTAAGGCGGAATACGAATGGGAAACAAAAATTGGAGGTAGTACTCCGCCAATAAAAACAGAAGAAGGTTGGTTAACATTATACCATGCTGTTGATAAAAAAGGAATTTACAGAGTTGGTGCAATGCTTCTTGATTTGAAAGATCCTACAATCATAATAGCAAGAACGAAAGAATTTATTATGGAACCTGAATATGAGTATGAGACAAAAGGTATTTATAACGGCTGTGTATTTCCAACAGGCAATGTAGTAGTCGATGGTATTCTATACATTTATTACGGTGCTGCAGATATGTATTGTTGTGTTGCAACAATTGAATTAGAAGCAATTTTAGAATATCTGACACGAAACAAAATATAA
- a CDS encoding cellulase family glycosylhydrolase, with the protein MRKKITSLISYVIAFLILLTLSVTGFGAPSNIKITDFKHLTSVAYKYSKFEISFKTPAFKGNCFDPDEIDIWGEFVSPSGKKYVMPAFWYQDYKRQLLPINEKKLERLNKNGIGGTASNNPNEPQGKEVLTKVGQPEWRIRFCPVEIGKWKYTIYVKAKGRVQDFKKGEFSVKEAKNHGFIRVEPKKKRHFVFDDGTPYIPIGQNVAWWTSPTRGSYDYNVWFSKMAESGANFARIWMGSWSFGLYWNDTGIYDFTNRLDRAYQLDKVLELAEQKGIYIMLTFINHGQFSTKVNPQWNENPWNKKNGGILTKPEEFFTNTEAKKQFKKIIRYIIARWGYSTNIMSWELFNEVSWTDNYDPEKSNAWHKEMALFIKSIDPYKHLVSSSSAVLYDPLEKVKELDFINIHDYGITNFCKNIPSKQRDIADMYNKPAFFCEMGIASDPTTTKRLDPKGMHVHLGLWAGVMGGGAGTGMTWWWDSYVHPLNLYTYFKPVSLYVKKIPWNDPFLKYIDEMQLDISNFDVGVHGYIKQDSAYLWFYDTEYSHIGGIERLFKDVTVRIKLDNGIYQVEWFDTFSGNAVKKENVAVKNKILNIKMPNWKIDIAFIAKKVK; encoded by the coding sequence ATGAGAAAAAAAATTACAAGCCTCATTTCTTATGTAATTGCCTTCTTAATTTTATTGACTCTTTCAGTTACTGGTTTTGGTGCACCAAGTAATATAAAGATTACAGATTTTAAGCATCTTACATCAGTAGCTTATAAATACTCAAAATTTGAAATTTCATTTAAAACACCCGCTTTCAAAGGCAATTGTTTTGATCCTGACGAGATAGACATATGGGGAGAATTCGTTTCTCCAAGTGGGAAGAAATATGTTATGCCAGCATTTTGGTATCAAGATTATAAAAGGCAACTACTTCCAATAAATGAAAAAAAATTAGAAAGACTAAATAAAAATGGAATAGGTGGAACAGCCTCTAACAATCCAAATGAACCACAGGGAAAAGAAGTTTTAACAAAAGTAGGACAACCTGAGTGGCGAATTAGATTTTGTCCCGTGGAAATAGGAAAATGGAAATATACAATTTATGTAAAGGCAAAAGGTAGAGTACAAGATTTTAAAAAAGGGGAATTTAGTGTCAAAGAAGCTAAAAATCATGGATTTATTAGAGTTGAACCTAAAAAAAAGAGACATTTTGTATTTGATGATGGTACGCCGTATATTCCGATTGGTCAAAATGTCGCATGGTGGACTTCACCTACACGTGGTTCATATGACTACAATGTTTGGTTTTCCAAAATGGCAGAAAGTGGCGCTAATTTTGCCCGTATATGGATGGGAAGCTGGAGCTTTGGGCTGTATTGGAATGATACAGGTATTTATGACTTTACAAATAGACTTGATAGAGCCTATCAATTGGATAAAGTTTTGGAATTAGCCGAGCAAAAAGGAATATATATTATGTTAACCTTTATTAATCATGGCCAATTTTCAACAAAAGTAAATCCTCAATGGAATGAAAACCCGTGGAACAAAAAGAATGGGGGTATATTGACAAAACCTGAAGAATTTTTTACAAATACTGAAGCTAAAAAGCAATTCAAGAAGATTATAAGATATATTATAGCTAGATGGGGTTATTCCACAAATATTATGAGCTGGGAGCTTTTTAATGAGGTTAGCTGGACAGATAATTATGATCCAGAAAAATCAAATGCTTGGCACAAAGAAATGGCTTTGTTTATCAAATCTATAGATCCATATAAACATTTAGTGTCGTCAAGCAGTGCTGTCTTATATGATCCTCTTGAAAAAGTTAAAGAGTTGGATTTTATCAATATTCATGATTATGGGATAACCAATTTCTGTAAAAATATACCTTCTAAGCAGAGAGATATTGCAGATATGTATAACAAACCTGCCTTCTTCTGCGAAATGGGAATTGCTTCAGATCCAACTACTACTAAACGCCTTGACCCTAAAGGAATGCATGTTCATCTTGGACTATGGGCAGGTGTTATGGGTGGTGGTGCTGGAACGGGTATGACTTGGTGGTGGGATAGTTATGTGCATCCGTTAAATCTTTATACTTATTTTAAGCCAGTCAGCTTATATGTTAAGAAAATTCCATGGAATGATCCATTCTTAAAATATATAGATGAAATGCAACTTGATATTTCTAATTTTGATGTTGGAGTACATGGGTATATTAAACAAGATAGTGCATATCTGTGGTTTTATGATACTGAGTATTCTCACATTGGCGGAATAGAAAGATTATTCAAAGATGTGACAGTAAGAATAAAACTGGATAATGGTATTTATCAAGTAGAATGGTTTGATACATTTTCAGGTAATGCTGTCAAGAAAGAGAATGTAGCTGTAAAGAATAAAATATTAAACATTAAAATGCCAAACTGGAAAATTGATATAGCCTTTATTGCTAAAAAAGTTAAATAA
- a CDS encoding type 2 periplasmic-binding domain-containing protein yields the protein MLKRVFSICIVVIFMMGLLGATIVFSASSKYKTKIEFSVASFGTFNDDEFMKYVSNKFNVKIKPQALDWNNWEQQVNTWMAAGDMPDMLQWDARPWKMKQFKSWVSAGLLKPLPSLDKYPNLKALRSKMKIMDYYKINGKDYLWTKFRGDNKWSLAGPMAIMYRKDWAEKLGMAKEEYTIDELLKLAKAFVQKDPAGNGKGKTVGYAEVGWGWPWLLNYFNPYAATFVKVKGKWVWGPTMPETLEGIKFLRQMYKEGALWKDFYTAKDYDGVNLYMANRLGMWADNLGADWNKYRTNFKTANPKADVYKATALMKIKGRDGKYFLQEWDNTWSAYLFSSKMSDEKFKRILDIMDWAASPEGTRMCQFGFVNKDYVIKNNKIVLLWKKDSKGQYEKPDYITTTADAVRNLACLNGDFIYTDPTFDQKTLKDLIWLYKLPVSQPNNVKLAKINYAFDFFSAPYKDKYANTLASDFRQAVMKMVVSTDNIEGALKKFIQQNQAKANAIIRELTKAGI from the coding sequence ATGTTAAAACGAGTGTTTTCAATTTGTATAGTCGTTATTTTTATGATGGGTCTATTAGGAGCTACAATAGTTTTTTCAGCAAGTAGTAAATACAAAACAAAAATCGAATTTAGTGTAGCATCTTTTGGGACTTTTAATGACGATGAATTTATGAAATATGTTAGTAACAAATTTAACGTTAAGATTAAGCCACAAGCATTAGACTGGAACAATTGGGAACAACAAGTTAATACATGGATGGCGGCTGGTGACATGCCAGATATGTTGCAATGGGATGCAAGGCCTTGGAAAATGAAACAGTTCAAAAGTTGGGTTTCAGCAGGACTTTTAAAGCCATTACCATCGCTTGATAAATACCCGAATCTAAAGGCATTAAGGTCGAAGATGAAGATTATGGATTATTACAAAATTAATGGCAAGGATTATCTTTGGACAAAATTCCGCGGAGATAATAAGTGGAGTTTAGCCGGTCCCATGGCTATAATGTATCGAAAAGATTGGGCTGAGAAATTGGGTATGGCGAAAGAAGAGTACACTATTGATGAACTACTGAAATTGGCAAAAGCATTTGTACAAAAAGATCCGGCTGGTAATGGTAAAGGAAAGACAGTGGGTTATGCCGAAGTTGGTTGGGGCTGGCCATGGTTACTTAACTACTTCAATCCTTATGCAGCTACTTTTGTAAAAGTAAAAGGAAAATGGGTATGGGGCCCCACAATGCCAGAAACTCTCGAAGGAATTAAATTCTTGAGACAAATGTACAAAGAGGGAGCTTTATGGAAGGATTTCTATACTGCAAAAGATTACGATGGAGTCAATCTATACATGGCAAATAGATTAGGTATGTGGGCTGATAATTTGGGTGCAGATTGGAATAAATATAGGACTAATTTCAAAACTGCAAATCCGAAAGCAGATGTATACAAAGCTACGGCTTTGATGAAGATAAAAGGACGTGATGGCAAATACTTCTTGCAAGAGTGGGACAATACTTGGTCTGCATACTTGTTCAGTTCAAAAATGTCTGACGAAAAGTTTAAGAGAATACTTGATATAATGGATTGGGCTGCAAGTCCAGAAGGTACGAGAATGTGCCAATTTGGTTTTGTGAACAAAGACTATGTAATTAAAAATAATAAGATTGTATTACTGTGGAAGAAAGATTCAAAAGGTCAGTATGAAAAACCAGATTATATCACAACTACAGCTGATGCAGTTAGAAACTTGGCATGCTTGAATGGTGATTTTATATATACTGATCCAACTTTTGATCAAAAGACACTCAAGGATTTAATATGGCTGTATAAGCTTCCAGTTTCTCAACCTAACAATGTTAAACTAGCAAAAATTAACTATGCGTTTGATTTCTTCTCAGCTCCTTATAAAGATAAGTATGCAAATACTCTCGCAAGTGATTTCAGACAAGCTGTAATGAAGATGGTTGTTTCAACAGATAATATAGAAGGTGCTTTGAAGAAATTTATACAACAAAACCAGGCAAAAGCTAACGCAATAATTAGGGAACTTACAAAAGCTGGGATTTAA
- a CDS encoding carbohydrate ABC transporter permease — protein sequence MKQGSVGDKISQFCIVLFLTLWGLLILYPFYNSLLVSLVRQETYIKTPFMIFPKEITFESYAYVFRSQYIWSGYKVTLFVVVVGVTYSLFLTVTMAYALSRKYFPGKNFVLNLIIITMFFSGGLVPYYLLVKSLHLIDSVFSMIIPQGVNTFYMLILRNYFQTIPESLEESAKIDGANDFIILFRIMLPVATPVLATITLFLSVDRWNEWFNAMLFIKDYNKQPLQLALMRIIQDVNNLNVGGSPAAQRKEIFTDGVKMASIFVVMTPVMLVYPFVQRYFVKGIIIGAVKG from the coding sequence ATGAAGCAAGGATCAGTAGGTGATAAGATATCACAATTTTGCATTGTACTATTTTTAACCTTATGGGGGCTGTTAATTCTTTATCCTTTTTATAATTCTCTGCTTGTTTCATTGGTACGACAAGAAACCTATATCAAAACGCCTTTTATGATTTTTCCTAAAGAGATAACTTTTGAGTCATATGCGTATGTATTTAGGTCCCAGTATATATGGAGTGGTTATAAAGTAACTTTGTTTGTTGTAGTGGTTGGTGTTACATACAGTCTGTTTTTGACAGTAACTATGGCATACGCACTATCAAGAAAATATTTTCCAGGGAAAAACTTTGTACTTAATTTAATAATAATCACTATGTTCTTTAGCGGCGGTTTAGTTCCTTATTATCTCCTAGTAAAAAGTCTACATTTAATTGATTCTGTATTTTCAATGATAATTCCACAAGGAGTAAATACATTTTATATGTTAATTTTGCGAAATTATTTTCAGACAATTCCTGAAAGCTTAGAAGAATCAGCAAAAATTGATGGAGCAAATGATTTCATAATCCTTTTTAGAATAATGTTACCTGTCGCAACTCCAGTTTTGGCAACAATCACACTCTTTTTATCAGTTGACAGATGGAATGAATGGTTTAATGCTATGCTCTTTATTAAAGATTATAATAAACAACCTCTGCAATTAGCATTAATGAGAATTATTCAGGATGTTAATAATCTGAATGTTGGGGGTTCACCCGCTGCTCAAAGAAAAGAGATATTTACTGATGGTGTGAAGATGGCAAGTATATTTGTGGTCATGACACCAGTAATGTTAGTCTATCCTTTTGTGCAGCGCTACTTTGTAAAAGGAATAATTATTGGTGCTGTAAAAGGTTAG
- a CDS encoding ABC transporter permease, whose protein sequence is MNYKTVESSGHRHTVNRKKSLIREIAYYKYIYLLLLPGLIFYIIFSYIPMYGVTLAFKEYDYAKGILHSPWVGLRNFEFILMEPEFWQAFRNTIIISFGKLITGFPAPIILAILINELREGRYKKSLQTIYTFPHFLSWVIVAGIIKNLFSSDGAINNALVALGFQKYSFLADARLFRPLLYISEIWKESGWSSIIYLAAISGIDPELYEAAYIDGANRWQRIRYITWPGIKPTAVLLFVLAVGNCMNAGFDQIFNLYNPLVYETGDIIDTYVYRITFLTNPDFGISTAVGLFKSVINFVLLISADRFLKAIGERGIY, encoded by the coding sequence ATGAACTACAAAACAGTTGAATCTTCTGGGCACAGACACACTGTAAATAGAAAAAAAAGTTTAATAAGAGAGATAGCATACTACAAATATATTTATTTACTATTACTACCAGGTTTAATATTTTACATAATATTTTCTTATATACCAATGTATGGTGTAACTCTTGCATTCAAAGAATATGATTATGCAAAGGGAATACTACATAGTCCGTGGGTGGGGCTTCGCAATTTTGAATTTATCCTAATGGAGCCCGAATTTTGGCAAGCATTTAGAAATACCATTATAATCAGTTTTGGCAAATTAATAACCGGTTTTCCTGCACCAATTATTCTTGCCATATTGATAAATGAGCTTAGAGAAGGAAGATATAAGAAAAGTTTACAAACAATATATACATTTCCGCACTTTCTATCATGGGTTATAGTAGCTGGTATAATCAAAAATCTTTTTAGTAGTGATGGTGCAATAAACAATGCTTTAGTAGCCTTGGGATTCCAAAAATACAGTTTTTTAGCTGATGCGCGATTATTTCGACCACTTTTATACATTAGTGAGATCTGGAAGGAATCAGGATGGAGTAGCATTATATACTTAGCTGCTATTTCGGGGATTGATCCAGAGCTATATGAAGCTGCATATATCGATGGTGCTAACAGATGGCAGAGAATAAGATATATAACATGGCCAGGAATTAAACCAACTGCAGTTTTATTATTTGTGTTAGCTGTAGGTAACTGTATGAATGCAGGGTTTGACCAAATTTTTAACCTATATAATCCTCTTGTGTATGAAACTGGTGATATTATTGATACATATGTATACAGAATTACTTTCCTGACTAATCCGGATTTTGGTATAAGTACTGCTGTTGGACTTTTTAAGTCTGTAATAAACTTTGTGCTTCTAATATCAGCTGATAGATTTTTAAAAGCTATAGGGGAAAGAGGAATATACTGA
- a CDS encoding response regulator transcription factor: MFKVLLVDDEPLTFIGLKKIFNWQTWGFEIIGETTNPYEAIDLIKTLHPDVVFIDIRMPELSGIDIMRKIREENVDTEFVVVSGYAEFSFAQQAIKYGAFDYCLKPINIDQEDNLLQRLFEHLISKKLKRNLELFENCVDKKLTLKDFLSLINIPYEGQYFRGVFWISPEKSTEYIYQFLRQKEVLFFVKLTPQKYFFIISCEEIPIDYLPYLRDGIIGISIPHTQDSLFSNVFSQAHEAAYNSFIYQNNGVFEYSNPCYIIVNQLINDISSTIEKKDSENLKNIFFNLQGFFKSNKLTIGDVTYFWNQLSLYLNKLNPSEYSDMSIMEYDEIANTFCNIENMSEYLLERIEGVITKNKQFEYCSNENFLKLIEYIDNHYSEPLSLKELSAKFFISLNYCCELFRKVIGCSFTEYLTNLRMKKAEELLKTTNYSVAEIARLVGYNDYYHFNKAFKKFYGTPPATFRKKHFQINGKW, encoded by the coding sequence ATGTTTAAAGTACTACTGGTGGACGATGAACCACTTACTTTCATTGGTTTAAAGAAAATTTTTAACTGGCAAACATGGGGATTTGAGATAATAGGTGAAACCACAAATCCCTATGAAGCTATTGATTTGATAAAAACCTTACACCCCGATGTTGTATTTATTGACATCAGAATGCCTGAACTTTCTGGCATAGATATAATGAGAAAAATAAGAGAAGAAAATGTCGACACTGAATTTGTAGTTGTCAGTGGATATGCAGAATTTTCATTTGCTCAGCAAGCAATAAAATACGGTGCATTTGACTATTGTCTAAAGCCTATCAATATCGACCAAGAAGATAATCTTCTACAACGATTGTTCGAACATTTAATCTCAAAGAAATTGAAACGTAATTTAGAACTGTTCGAAAACTGCGTGGATAAAAAATTAACACTCAAGGATTTTTTATCACTCATTAACATTCCTTATGAGGGTCAGTACTTCAGAGGTGTTTTTTGGATCTCTCCCGAGAAATCCACGGAATATATATATCAGTTTCTCAGACAAAAAGAGGTTTTATTTTTTGTTAAGTTGACACCTCAAAAATATTTCTTCATAATAAGTTGTGAAGAAATTCCTATAGACTATTTACCTTATCTTCGTGATGGTATCATCGGGATAAGCATTCCTCACACGCAAGATTCACTTTTTAGTAATGTTTTTTCCCAAGCTCACGAAGCCGCTTACAATTCATTTATCTATCAAAATAACGGTGTCTTTGAATATAGCAATCCCTGCTATATTATAGTTAATCAACTAATTAACGATATTTCGTCTACAATAGAAAAGAAAGATAGTGAAAATTTGAAAAATATTTTTTTCAATCTTCAAGGTTTTTTTAAGAGTAATAAATTGACTATTGGCGATGTTACTTATTTTTGGAATCAGCTTTCTTTATATCTCAATAAACTTAATCCTTCAGAATATAGTGATATGAGTATTATGGAATATGATGAAATAGCAAATACTTTTTGCAATATCGAGAATATGAGTGAATATTTGTTAGAAAGAATTGAAGGTGTTATAACGAAAAATAAACAATTTGAATATTGTTCAAATGAAAATTTTTTGAAATTAATAGAATACATAGATAATCATTATTCTGAACCCTTAAGTTTAAAGGAATTATCAGCAAAGTTTTTTATCAGTCTCAATTATTGTTGTGAGCTGTTCAGAAAAGTCATTGGTTGCTCTTTTACAGAATATTTAACCAATTTGAGGATGAAAAAGGCAGAGGAGCTTTTAAAGACTACAAATTATTCAGTTGCAGAAATTGCCCGCCTTGTTGGATACAATGACTACTATCACTTTAATAAAGCTTTTAAAAAATTTTATGGCACTCCTCCAGCAACTTTCCGCAAGAAGCATTTTCAAATAAATGGGAAGTGGTAA
- a CDS encoding sensor histidine kinase — MKLQNLKLSNLKLKHQLLLLIFISITIVIFIQVIYYIRFQVIIRKYTNVYMQNSINQVEETIYTTLKTIYKSGLTIAYNKYTQLFLIDKPLNQDIDTQEEYYQYRLELSRYLTEMMRYIINSNENIKDIALVDPNERVFTFQSIISLNNYKHAINKLLKKTGHLKRYNWVHNDDILNTNNLKTYYFSLIIPIYSTLEELDNLEPLGTLVILCNTAVINQISQKSLITPNSSFIITDENGKIVSSSDSSLIGEIFNKNILVKLNKHSGIFISQYQGKKSLIQYKNISETNWKLISIIPWNELTSNITQLTFFVFIIGVIMLVLLSLTGYVFILNITRPVSQIINTIKDISVNNNIKQRIQVTTKNEIGLIAYEFNKMLDSIEKMTETILKHQSEIYEVKLAKSRAEFTALKSQINPHFLYNTLDCIRNLAFMYDAPEIVKIATSMANIFRYSIKGKEYVTLHEEIECINDYLKIMNIRFANKFNTQINIPEELFKAKILKMILQPIVENAIYHGLERKLGNGNLIISASAINDILQITIHDDGKGIPEDELSELLAQMEKEILSSYHNKNEETRSTGIINVHKRIKLYYGESYGLKIYSKLNEGTTVTIEIPLILDEQ, encoded by the coding sequence ATGAAACTTCAAAATTTAAAATTGAGTAATTTAAAACTCAAACATCAACTTTTATTATTAATCTTCATTTCTATTACGATTGTGATTTTCATACAAGTAATCTACTATATAAGATTTCAAGTTATAATTAGAAAGTATACTAACGTGTATATGCAAAATTCCATTAATCAAGTTGAAGAAACCATTTATACAACTCTTAAAACAATTTACAAATCTGGCTTAACAATAGCTTATAATAAATACACTCAATTATTCTTAATAGATAAACCTTTAAATCAAGACATAGATACTCAAGAAGAATATTATCAGTACAGGCTTGAACTAAGTAGATATCTTACAGAAATGATGAGATACATAATTAACTCAAACGAAAACATAAAAGATATTGCTTTAGTCGATCCAAATGAAAGAGTTTTTACTTTTCAATCAATAATTTCACTTAATAATTATAAACATGCAATCAATAAACTTTTAAAAAAAACAGGGCATTTAAAAAGGTATAATTGGGTTCATAATGATGATATTCTTAATACTAATAATTTGAAAACTTATTATTTTTCATTAATAATACCTATTTATTCCACTCTTGAAGAGTTAGATAACTTGGAACCATTAGGTACACTTGTTATTCTTTGTAATACAGCTGTAATAAATCAAATAAGCCAAAAAAGTTTAATCACCCCTAATTCAAGTTTTATAATAACAGATGAAAATGGGAAAATTGTTTCCTCGAGTGACTCTTCACTTATAGGAGAAATTTTTAATAAGAATATCTTAGTAAAATTAAACAAACATAGCGGAATATTCATTAGTCAATACCAAGGAAAAAAATCACTTATACAGTACAAGAATATCTCTGAGACTAATTGGAAATTAATAAGCATTATTCCATGGAATGAATTGACCAGTAATATCACTCAATTAACTTTCTTCGTTTTTATAATTGGCGTTATAATGCTTGTCCTATTGTCATTAACTGGTTATGTTTTTATCCTAAACATAACTCGACCTGTTTCACAAATTATAAACACAATAAAAGATATTTCTGTCAATAATAATATTAAGCAAAGAATTCAAGTCACTACAAAAAACGAAATAGGGTTGATTGCCTACGAATTTAATAAAATGTTAGATTCTATTGAAAAAATGACTGAAACAATTCTTAAACATCAATCAGAAATTTATGAAGTAAAACTTGCTAAAAGTCGGGCAGAATTCACTGCTTTAAAAAGTCAAATTAATCCCCACTTTCTGTATAACACTTTGGATTGTATAAGAAATTTAGCTTTTATGTATGATGCCCCAGAAATTGTTAAAATAGCTACTTCTATGGCTAATATATTTAGATACAGCATTAAAGGTAAAGAATATGTGACTCTGCATGAAGAAATTGAATGTATTAACGACTATTTAAAAATTATGAATATCAGATTTGCGAATAAATTTAATACCCAAATTAATATACCTGAAGAGCTTTTTAAAGCAAAAATTCTCAAAATGATTCTACAACCAATTGTAGAAAATGCTATTTATCATGGACTCGAAAGAAAACTTGGTAACGGCAATTTAATAATTTCAGCTTCTGCGATTAATGACATCTTGCAAATTACCATTCACGACGACGGAAAAGGAATTCCAGAAGATGAACTTTCAGAACTTCTAGCTCAAATGGAAAAAGAAATTCTTTCTTCCTACCATAATAAAAATGAAGAAACACGCAGTACGGGGATAATAAATGTCCATAAACGCATAAAATTGTATTACGGAGAATCCTATGGTTTGAAAATTTACAGCAAGTTAAATGAAGGAACTACTGTTACCATTGAAATACCTTTAATACTTGATGAACAGTAA
- a CDS encoding amidohydrolase family protein, which translates to MKNERYKLGTLNVIIENGICKLGDGTIAESTLTLNRAEKNLVKIGIKLEDALRIATSNPAGLLKLDCGKIKKGFKANFMLLDSELNVKEVYVGGEHVYRVF; encoded by the coding sequence TTGAAAAACGAAAGATACAAGCTTGGAACTCTCAATGTAATAATTGAAAATGGTATTTGTAAACTGGGTGATGGAACAATTGCAGAAAGTACATTGACGTTAAATAGAGCAGAGAAGAATCTTGTTAAAATTGGAATCAAACTGGAAGATGCTTTAAGGATTGCAACGAGCAACCCGGCGGGTCTACTTAAACTTGACTGTGGAAAAATAAAAAAAGGGTTTAAAGCTAATTTTATGCTACTTGATAGTGAATTAAATGTAAAAGAAGTGTACGTGGGTGGAGAACATGTTTATAGAGTTTTTTGA
- a CDS encoding DUF3368 domain-containing protein yields the protein MREKIKKLIDKVAILDTNVIIDFQRLSYLEIPLQVFSKVFVSGFVVSKELPAEVVKKLKDLGYDIANLETEEGYSFFQELKKFKALSVYDRLVISIALQEKIICVSNDKPVRKICKKYGINSTGTLGILCAAFEKGIISKKELKELIDGYQSNSGAYINKDIINEIIRIYHL from the coding sequence ATGAGAGAGAAGATTAAGAAACTCATAGATAAAGTAGCAATACTTGATACAAATGTGATAATAGATTTTCAAAGGCTAAGCTATCTTGAAATTCCTCTTCAGGTTTTTTCAAAAGTCTTTGTCTCCGGTTTCGTTGTATCAAAAGAGCTACCAGCTGAGGTTGTTAAAAAACTCAAGGATTTAGGATATGATATTGCAAATCTTGAAACAGAAGAGGGATATAGTTTTTTTCAGGAGCTAAAAAAGTTCAAAGCTCTTTCAGTTTATGATAGACTTGTAATTTCAATAGCACTCCAAGAAAAAATTATTTGTGTTTCAAATGATAAACCAGTACGAAAAATCTGTAAAAAGTATGGAATAAACTCGACTGGCACGTTGGGCATTTTATGTGCTGCTTTTGAGAAGGGAATAATTAGCAAAAAAGAATTAAAAGAGCTAATAGATGGATATCAAAGCAATAGCGGTGCATATATAAACAAAGACATAATAAATGAAATAATAAGAATATATCACCTATAA